caggccccAGAGGCCCCCTCCAGATCCGTAGCCAAGGCACAACTGGAGTTTCCCACCTGGCCTGTCCCAAATGCCGCCGGGTCTGTTGGCCAAGTCACTGAGGTGCCCACACGGGGTTCAGCTTTCTTGCCTCTGGTCCCAGGCCTGGTGCACCCATGCCCGCTGGCCTCCCTGCTCCTTGCGGGTCCCCGCCAGACCTTGCCTGCCAGCCAGCGGGGGGACAGCCCAGAAGGGAGCACGGCAGAGCTCAGGAATTCTGCAGGGTTTAAcgtcctctccccaccccctcccactttccctttcccctttgtcTTCATCCACACCCAGGCTGGATGGACCCCTGCCCCCCCACTACCATTAGTTCTTTTTCTCCAGGTAGTTGGAGGGCACCCAGCCTTTGAAGGGCTTTGCCCCATCCAGGATCTGGCAGTACCACCAGCCGTTGGGGTTCCTCTCCAGGACCTCCATGGACACACCCTCCTGGAAGCCCGCCGTCTCCTCGTCCCCCTCATAGTCCGCGATGGAGACATACACGTCTTTGAGGTTGTTGTGGATGAACTGGGACTTCTCGATGGGCTTGGGGCGCACGGGGGACACGGGGATGCCGTTGCGCTGGCCGGGCAGCAGGGGCGTGTCCGAGCCCTGGCTGGCAGCCCGTTCGGGCAGGCGGCCCTTGGCCTCTGCGGCGGCCGAGCGTGCGGTGCTGAAGGAGGAGTTCCGGCGGACGCCTCGGAGCCCGTCGGTGGCCGTGAGCGACTCATTCCTCCACAGGGCACAGGACAGGTTGTTGTCCTTGGGGGGCGGGGACACGAACACCGACTGAGGCCTCACAGCCACCTGCCGCACACCGTTCCTCAGCTTCACCGCGCTGGCAGCGGAGGTCTTGCTGAACCCCCCCGGGGGCTTGGAGGGGATGGGCGGCGTGGCCCTCTTGTTCTGGTTGACGGTGTTCAACGCTTGGACCCGCTTCTCGATCTTCTCCAGGCTGTCGGACTTGCCCTCGTGCTGCTTGTTTTTGGGGCTTACCGTGTCTGGCTCTTTGCCAGCGGGGTCGGGTTGCTCGTTCTCGCCGAGCACCAGGTAGTGGGAAGGGGCCCAGCCCTCCAGCTCCCCAAACCTCACGTACCACCAGCCGCTTTCCAGCTTCTCGAGCACCTGGACCTCCACGCCTGCGGGGAAGCTGATCTCCGAGTCCTGGACTTTCTGGTAGGCACTACACGTTGTGTAGGAGGTGGCCTGCCCTTCCGGTCCCTTTTTGGTGGGACACGGGGGTGTGGCGGCTGGGGGGGTAATGAGGTCAGCAGAGCCTCTTCGGGACCCCTCACTGGAACCTTCAAAGGCCGTCTGGGGGGGCAGCTCTGAATCCTCGCTCTTTGAGCCCTTGAGACCGCCTCGGAGCTGGCCCGTGGGTCTCAGCTGACGCCGTAAAGTGCTGATGTCCATCTTCTCCTGACTCTGGGACTCTGCTCGGTTCAGGAACGGCTTGGGCCGGACTGATGGCTTGGCCCGGGCACACGAGGTCAGCCCCGCCTTCAGGTCGGCATCCCGCTTTGGCCCGACTGGGGGGGTGCCACGGATGCCTGCGTCTGAGGCGGAACGGGGCTTCAGGTCCCCGCTGTTCTtggacaaggaggaggaagaggaggaggaggaacaggtggtgttgatggtgatggaggaggagaaggaggccgAGGAGTGGTTCTTTCCTAGTTCCGCCTGGGCATTCTTCTCCGCCTTGAGCTTCAGGAGGGAGGACGACTTGGGGGAGCCCGATCTGGGGGAGTTTTTCCTGGCCAGGGATAGAGGGGAGCCCCCCGGGGACTGGCTGTCCCGGGAGGAGCGTCTGGCTGACAGGGCGTCCTCCGCACACGGCCGGAAGCCTTCGTTCTCATAGATGGTCTCCTCCTCTGGCGCCACGTCCTCTGAAGAGCCGCCCACCCGGAAGCGGGCCCGCTGCAGCGAGGAGGCAGGCGAGGGCCTGTGGGCCTGGCTGGGCCGCCTGTCTCCTGAGCCGCTGTCCTCCGCGGGCTCCTCGCTCAGCTCTGGCTCCGAGTCGAAGCCGAAGGCGGGGATGTCATACTCGGGCTCCTCGTACTTGAGCTTCAGTGGGGAGTCCTGGCTCTCCACAGAGCCCGCAGGGCCCTCCTCAGCCTCCTTGGCCTTGCTGGGGGGCGCAGGGGGGGGTACCTTGGGCCGGGTCAGCGTGCTGGTCCGGCGGCTCAGGTTGGGCTTCTTGCGCTTGTCGATGTAGGATGCGGGGGCCCAGCCCTCCTTCTCACCGATCTGCACGTACCACCATCCGCCTGAGTTCTTATCGATGAcctgggggagggcagagcagaCCAGTGAGCCGGGACGATCGCTGGGCCCTAGAGTGTGCCAGGCTAGGACTCAGGGTCTT
This Neovison vison isolate M4711 chromosome 2, ASM_NN_V1, whole genome shotgun sequence DNA region includes the following protein-coding sequences:
- the SH3PXD2A gene encoding SH3 and PX domain-containing protein 2A isoform X2 codes for the protein MLAYCVQDATVVDVEKRRNPSKHYVYIINVTWSDSTSQTIYRRYSKFFDLQMQLLDKFPIEGGQKDPKQRIIPFLPGKILFRRSHIRDVAVKRLKPIDEYCRALVRLPPHISQCDEVFRFFEARPEDVNPPKEDYGSSKRKSGADTNAEPMILEQYVVVSNYKKQENSELSLQAGEVVDVIEKNESGWWFVSTSEEQGWVPATYLEAQNGTRDDSDINTSKTGEVSKRRKAHLRRLDRRWTLGGMVNRQHSREEKYVTVQPYTSQSKDEIGFEKGVTVEVIRKNLEGWWYIRYLGKEGWAPASYLKKAKDDLPARKKNLAGPVEIIGNIMEISNLLNKKASGDKETPPAEGEGPEAPITKKEISLPILCNASNGSALGVPERSVSKLAQGSPAVARIAPQRAQISSPNLRTRPPPRRESSLGFQLPKPPEPPSVEVEYYTIAEFQSCISDGISFRGGQKAEVIDKNSGGWWYVQIGEKEGWAPASYIDKRKKPNLSRRTSTLTRPKVPPPAPPSKAKEAEEGPAGSVESQDSPLKLKYEEPEYDIPAFGFDSEPELSEEPAEDSGSGDRRPSQAHRPSPASSLQRARFRVGGSSEDVAPEEETIYENEGFRPCAEDALSARRSSRDSQSPGGSPLSLARKNSPRSGSPKSSSLLKLKAEKNAQAELGKNHSSASFSSSITINTTCSSSSSSSSLSKNSGDLKPRSASDAGIRGTPPVGPKRDADLKAGLTSCARAKPSVRPKPFLNRAESQSQEKMDISTLRRQLRPTGQLRGGLKGSKSEDSELPPQTAFEGSSEGSRRGSADLITPPAATPPCPTKKGPEGQATSYTTCSAYQKVQDSEISFPAGVEVQVLEKLESGWWYVRFGELEGWAPSHYLVLGENEQPDPAGKEPDTVSPKNKQHEGKSDSLEKIEKRVQALNTVNQNKRATPPIPSKPPGGFSKTSAASAVKLRNGVRQVAVRPQSVFVSPPPKDNNLSCALWRNESLTATDGLRGVRRNSSFSTARSAAAEAKGRLPERAASQGSDTPLLPGQRNGIPVSPVRPKPIEKSQFIHNNLKDVYVSIADYEGDEETAGFQEGVSMEVLERNPNGWWYCQILDGAKPFKGWVPSNYLEKKN
- the SH3PXD2A gene encoding SH3 and PX domain-containing protein 2A isoform X1, producing the protein MLAYCVQDATVVDVEKRRNPSKHYVYIINVTWSDSTSQTIYRRYSKFFDLQMQLLDKFPIEGGQKDPKQRIIPFLPGKILFRRSHIRDVAVKRLKPIDEYCRALVRLPPHISQCDEVFRFFEARPEDVNPPKEDYGSSKRKSVWLSSWAESPRKDVTGADTNAEPMILEQYVVVSNYKKQENSELSLQAGEVVDVIEKNESGWWFVSTSEEQGWVPATYLEAQNGTRDDSDINTSKTGEVSKRRKAHLRRLDRRWTLGGMVNRQHSREEKYVTVQPYTSQSKDEIGFEKGVTVEVIRKNLEGWWYIRYLGKEGWAPASYLKKAKDDLPARKKNLAGPVEIIGNIMEISNLLNKKASGDKETPPAEGEGPEAPITKKEISLPILCNASNGSALGVPERSVSKLAQGSPAVARIAPQRAQISSPNLRTRPPPRRESSLGFQLPKPPEPPSVEVEYYTIAEFQSCISDGISFRGGQKAEVIDKNSGGWWYVQIGEKEGWAPASYIDKRKKPNLSRRTSTLTRPKVPPPAPPSKAKEAEEGPAGSVESQDSPLKLKYEEPEYDIPAFGFDSEPELSEEPAEDSGSGDRRPSQAHRPSPASSLQRARFRVGGSSEDVAPEEETIYENEGFRPCAEDALSARRSSRDSQSPGGSPLSLARKNSPRSGSPKSSSLLKLKAEKNAQAELGKNHSSASFSSSITINTTCSSSSSSSSLSKNSGDLKPRSASDAGIRGTPPVGPKRDADLKAGLTSCARAKPSVRPKPFLNRAESQSQEKMDISTLRRQLRPTGQLRGGLKGSKSEDSELPPQTAFEGSSEGSRRGSADLITPPAATPPCPTKKGPEGQATSYTTCSAYQKVQDSEISFPAGVEVQVLEKLESGWWYVRFGELEGWAPSHYLVLGENEQPDPAGKEPDTVSPKNKQHEGKSDSLEKIEKRVQALNTVNQNKRATPPIPSKPPGGFSKTSAASAVKLRNGVRQVAVRPQSVFVSPPPKDNNLSCALWRNESLTATDGLRGVRRNSSFSTARSAAAEAKGRLPERAASQGSDTPLLPGQRNGIPVSPVRPKPIEKSQFIHNNLKDVYVSIADYEGDEETAGFQEGVSMEVLERNPNGWWYCQILDGAKPFKGWVPSNYLEKKN
- the SH3PXD2A gene encoding SH3 and PX domain-containing protein 2A isoform X4 — its product is MQLLDKFPIEGGQKDPKQRIIPFLPGKILFRRSHIRDVAVKRLKPIDEYCRALVRLPPHISQCDEVFRFFEARPEDVNPPKEDYGSSKRKSVWLSSWAESPRKDVTGADTNAEPMILEQYVVVSNYKKQENSELSLQAGEVVDVIEKNESGWWFVSTSEEQGWVPATYLEAQNGTRDDSDINTSKTGEVSKRRKAHLRRLDRRWTLGGMVNRQHSREEKYVTVQPYTSQSKDEIGFEKGVTVEVIRKNLEGWWYIRYLGKEGWAPASYLKKAKDDLPARKKNLAGPVEIIGNIMEISNLLNKKASGDKETPPAEGEGPEAPITKKEISLPILCNASNGSALGVPERSVSKLAQGSPAVARIAPQRAQISSPNLRTRPPPRRESSLGFQLPKPPEPPSVEVEYYTIAEFQSCISDGISFRGGQKAEVIDKNSGGWWYVQIGEKEGWAPASYIDKRKKPNLSRRTSTLTRPKVPPPAPPSKAKEAEEGPAGSVESQDSPLKLKYEEPEYDIPAFGFDSEPELSEEPAEDSGSGDRRPSQAHRPSPASSLQRARFRVGGSSEDVAPEEETIYENEGFRPCAEDALSARRSSRDSQSPGGSPLSLARKNSPRSGSPKSSSLLKLKAEKNAQAELGKNHSSASFSSSITINTTCSSSSSSSSLSKNSGDLKPRSASDAGIRGTPPVGPKRDADLKAGLTSCARAKPSVRPKPFLNRAESQSQEKMDISTLRRQLRPTGQLRGGLKGSKSEDSELPPQTAFEGSSEGSRRGSADLITPPAATPPCPTKKGPEGQATSYTTCSAYQKVQDSEISFPAGVEVQVLEKLESGWWYVRFGELEGWAPSHYLVLGENEQPDPAGKEPDTVSPKNKQHEGKSDSLEKIEKRVQALNTVNQNKRATPPIPSKPPGGFSKTSAASAVKLRNGVRQVAVRPQSVFVSPPPKDNNLSCALWRNESLTATDGLRGVRRNSSFSTARSAAAEAKGRLPERAASQGSDTPLLPGQRNGIPVSPVRPKPIEKSQFIHNNLKDVYVSIADYEGDEETAGFQEGVSMEVLERNPNGWWYCQILDGAKPFKGWVPSNYLEKKN
- the SH3PXD2A gene encoding SH3 and PX domain-containing protein 2A isoform X3; the protein is MAASEATPGPQKSWALSLGRLLPPGRGKILFRRSHIRDVAVKRLKPIDEYCRALVRLPPHISQCDEVFRFFEARPEDVNPPKEDYGSSKRKSVWLSSWAESPRKDVTGADTNAEPMILEQYVVVSNYKKQENSELSLQAGEVVDVIEKNESGWWFVSTSEEQGWVPATYLEAQNGTRDDSDINTSKTGEVSKRRKAHLRRLDRRWTLGGMVNRQHSREEKYVTVQPYTSQSKDEIGFEKGVTVEVIRKNLEGWWYIRYLGKEGWAPASYLKKAKDDLPARKKNLAGPVEIIGNIMEISNLLNKKASGDKETPPAEGEGPEAPITKKEISLPILCNASNGSALGVPERSVSKLAQGSPAVARIAPQRAQISSPNLRTRPPPRRESSLGFQLPKPPEPPSVEVEYYTIAEFQSCISDGISFRGGQKAEVIDKNSGGWWYVQIGEKEGWAPASYIDKRKKPNLSRRTSTLTRPKVPPPAPPSKAKEAEEGPAGSVESQDSPLKLKYEEPEYDIPAFGFDSEPELSEEPAEDSGSGDRRPSQAHRPSPASSLQRARFRVGGSSEDVAPEEETIYENEGFRPCAEDALSARRSSRDSQSPGGSPLSLARKNSPRSGSPKSSSLLKLKAEKNAQAELGKNHSSASFSSSITINTTCSSSSSSSSLSKNSGDLKPRSASDAGIRGTPPVGPKRDADLKAGLTSCARAKPSVRPKPFLNRAESQSQEKMDISTLRRQLRPTGQLRGGLKGSKSEDSELPPQTAFEGSSEGSRRGSADLITPPAATPPCPTKKGPEGQATSYTTCSAYQKVQDSEISFPAGVEVQVLEKLESGWWYVRFGELEGWAPSHYLVLGENEQPDPAGKEPDTVSPKNKQHEGKSDSLEKIEKRVQALNTVNQNKRATPPIPSKPPGGFSKTSAASAVKLRNGVRQVAVRPQSVFVSPPPKDNNLSCALWRNESLTATDGLRGVRRNSSFSTARSAAAEAKGRLPERAASQGSDTPLLPGQRNGIPVSPVRPKPIEKSQFIHNNLKDVYVSIADYEGDEETAGFQEGVSMEVLERNPNGWWYCQILDGAKPFKGWVPSNYLEKKN
- the SH3PXD2A gene encoding SH3 and PX domain-containing protein 2A isoform X5, with product MILEQYVVVSNYKKQENSELSLQAGEVVDVIEKNESGWWFVSTSEEQGWVPATYLEAQNGTRDDSDINTSKTGEVSKRRKAHLRRLDRRWTLGGMVNRQHSREEKYVTVQPYTSQSKDEIGFEKGVTVEVIRKNLEGWWYIRYLGKEGWAPASYLKKAKDDLPARKKNLAGPVEIIGNIMEISNLLNKKASGDKETPPAEGEGPEAPITKKEISLPILCNASNGSALGVPERSVSKLAQGSPAVARIAPQRAQISSPNLRTRPPPRRESSLGFQLPKPPEPPSVEVEYYTIAEFQSCISDGISFRGGQKAEVIDKNSGGWWYVQIGEKEGWAPASYIDKRKKPNLSRRTSTLTRPKVPPPAPPSKAKEAEEGPAGSVESQDSPLKLKYEEPEYDIPAFGFDSEPELSEEPAEDSGSGDRRPSQAHRPSPASSLQRARFRVGGSSEDVAPEEETIYENEGFRPCAEDALSARRSSRDSQSPGGSPLSLARKNSPRSGSPKSSSLLKLKAEKNAQAELGKNHSSASFSSSITINTTCSSSSSSSSLSKNSGDLKPRSASDAGIRGTPPVGPKRDADLKAGLTSCARAKPSVRPKPFLNRAESQSQEKMDISTLRRQLRPTGQLRGGLKGSKSEDSELPPQTAFEGSSEGSRRGSADLITPPAATPPCPTKKGPEGQATSYTTCSAYQKVQDSEISFPAGVEVQVLEKLESGWWYVRFGELEGWAPSHYLVLGENEQPDPAGKEPDTVSPKNKQHEGKSDSLEKIEKRVQALNTVNQNKRATPPIPSKPPGGFSKTSAASAVKLRNGVRQVAVRPQSVFVSPPPKDNNLSCALWRNESLTATDGLRGVRRNSSFSTARSAAAEAKGRLPERAASQGSDTPLLPGQRNGIPVSPVRPKPIEKSQFIHNNLKDVYVSIADYEGDEETAGFQEGVSMEVLERNPNGWWYCQILDGAKPFKGWVPSNYLEKKN